Genomic window (Streptomyces sp. SLBN-31):
CGAGCTCCCCGAGACCGCCGAAGCGGTCTGATCTCCCTGAACCCCGGCCGCGGCCGGCCCTCCCGAACTGCCCGACTCGGCTCCCCCGTGCCAGGTCATCGGAAGGCCTGCCGCGGCCGGTTTTCGCCTTCCTCGAAGGTTGCGCCACGATAACGATCGCCCGGCCGGGCATCCGGCAATTCATCGATCCGTAACACGCAGGGCGTCTTCGTCACTCCGGTGAAACAACCAGGGGCTTCCACCGAAACCGCGCTGCGCCAATCTCATGGCGCATAACCGGCCCACCCCTCACGACCGGACCGCTCACACGCTCCGACCCGCACGGGGCCGTACCAACCGACGAGGAGACGCCGATGGCATCAGCCGCCATCACGCTTGCCGCGGAGGCACCCAAGCTGTCATCCGCGAACACGGGCTTCATGCTCATCGCATCCGCGCTCGTGCTGATCATGACCCCCGGTCTTGCCTTCTTCTACGGAGGCATGGTCCGCGTCAAGAGCACCCTGAACATGCTGATGATGAGCTTCATCAGCATGGGTGTCGTGACCATCCTGTGGGTGCTCTACGGCTTCTCCATGAGCTTCGGCACCGACAAGGGCTCACTGATCGGCTGGACCGGCGACTACGTCGGCTGGTCCGGCATCGACAAGATGGACCTCTGGCCGGGCTACACCATCCCGGTGTTCGTCTTCGCCGTCTTCCAGATGATGTTCGCGATCATCACGCCCGCCCTGATAAGCGGCGCGCTCGCGGACCGGGTGAAGTTCAGCGCCTGGACCCTCTTCCTCGTCCTGTGGGCCACGATCGTCTACTTCCCGGTCGCGCACTGGGTCTGGGGCACCGGCGGCTGGGCCTTCGAGCTCGGTGTGATCGACTTCGCCGGTGGTACCGCGGTCCACATCAACGCCGGCGCAGCGGCGCTCGGCGTCATCCTGGTCATCGGCAAGCGCGTCGGCTTCAAGAAGGACCCGATGCGCCCGCACAGCCTCCCGCTGGTCATGCTCGGCGCCGGTCTGCTGTGGTTCGGCTGGTTCGGCTTCAACGCCGGCTCCTGGCTCGGCAACGACGACGGCGTCGGCCCGCTGATGTTCGTCAACACCCAGATCGCCACCGGCGCCGCCATGCTCGCCTGGCTCGCCTACGAGAAGATCCGCCACGGCGCGTTCACCACGCTGGGCGCCGCCTCCGGTGCCGTCGCGGGCCTCGTCGCCATCACCCCGTCGGGTGGTGCCGTCTCCCCGCTCGGCGCGATCGCCGTCGGCGCCATCGCCGGTGTCCTGTGCGCCGCGGCCGTGGGCCTGAAGTTCAAGTTCGGCTACGACGACTCGCTCGACGTCGTCGGTGTCCACATGGTCGGCGGTATCGCGGGCTCCCTGCTGATCGGTCTGTTCGCCAGCGGCAAGGGCCAGTCCGACGTCAAGGGCCTGTTCTACGGCGGCGGCATGCACCAGTTCTGGATCCAGTGCGCCGGTGTCTTCGGTGTCCTCGCCTACTCGCTGATCGCCTCCGCGATCCTCGCCTTCATCCTCGACAAGACCATCGGCATGCGGGTCAGCGAGGACGAGGAGGTCTCCGGCATCGACCAGGCCGAGCACGCCGAGACCGCATACGACTTCAGCGGCGCCGGTGGCGGCGCGGTCAAGAGCACGGTTCCGGCCGGTGTCGGTGCCGCGAGCAAGAAGGTGGACGCATGAAGCTCATCACCGCCGTCGTCAAGCCCCACCGGCTCGACGAGATCAAGGAGGCCCTCCAGGCCTTCGGAGTCCACGGCCTGACGGTCACCGAGGCGAGCGGCTACGGTCGTCAGCGCGGCCACACCGAGGTCTACCGCGGTGCCGAGTACACCGTCGACCTGGTACCCAAGATCCGCATCGAGGTACTGGCCGAGGACGACGACGCCGAACAGCTGATCGACGTCGTCGTGAAGGCGGCCCGAACGGGCAAGATCGGTGACGGCAAGGTCTGGTCGATCCCGGTCGAGACGGCCGTCCGGGTCCGGACCGGCGAGCGCGGCCCCGACGCGCTCTGACAGAAGAAGAACAGGAGCTGCCGGGTGTCGAGTACGGACGTGCACAACGAAGCAGAGGACTCGGGACCCAGCGGCTACGCGGCGGCCCGGCTGCGTCTCCTCACGGAGGAGGCGCGGTCCGGGCCGCCGCGCCGTACGGGCCTGTCGGAGCTGACGGACGAATGGCTGACCGGCCTGTTCGCCGCCGGCGCCGAGGGACTGCGCGGCGCCTCGCTGGTCGCCGTCGGCGGCTACGGCCGCGGCGAACTGTCCCCGCGCAGCGACCTCGACCTGCTCCTCCTCCACGACGGCGGCGACCCCAAGGCGGTCGCCGCCCTGGCCGACCGCATCTGGTACCCCGTCTGGGACCTCGGCCTCTCCCTGGACCATTCCGTGCGCACCCCGGCGGAGGCGCGCAAGACGGCCGGAGAGGATCTGAAAGTCCAACTCGGCCTCCTGGACGCCCGCCACATCGCCGGCGACCTGGGCCTGACGGCCGGCCTGCGCACGGCCGTCCTCGCCGACTGGCGCAACCAGGCGCCCAAACGCCTGCCCGAACTCCAGGAGCTCTGTTCCGAGCGCGCCGAACGCCAGGGCGAGCTGCAGTACCTCCTCGAACCCGACCTGAAGGAGGCCCGCGGGGGCCTGCGCGACGCCACCGCCCTGCGCGCCGTCGCCGCATCCTGGCTCGCCGACGCCCCCCGCGAGGGCCTCGACGACGCCCGGCGCCGGCTCCTCGACGTCCGCGACGCGCTCCACCTCGCCACCGGACGCGCCACCGACCGGCTCGCCCTCCAGGAACAGGACCAGGTCGCCGCCGAGCTGGGCCTGCTGGACGCCGACACCCTCCTGCGCCAGGTCTACGAGGCCGCACGCGTCATCAGCTACGCCAGTGACGTCACCTGGCGCGAGGTGGGGCGTGTGCTGCGATCGCGCGCCGTGCGGCCGCGGCTGCGCGCCATGCTGGGCGGCGGAAAGCCGGTCGCCGAGCGCTCGCCCCTGGCGGAGGGCGTTGTGGAGCAGGACGGCGAGGTGGTGCTCGCTCGCGCTGCACGCCCCGAGCGCGATCCGGTCCTGCCGCTGCGCGCCGCCGCGGCCGCCGCGCAGGCCGGACTCCCGCTCTCCCTGCACGCCGTACGGCGCATGGCGTCCGTCGCGCGCCCCCTGCCCGCGCCCTGGCCCGCCGAGGCGCGCGAACAGCTGGTCACCCTGCTCGGCTCGGGCCGCCCGACCGTCGAGGTGTGGGAGGCGCTGGAGGCGGAGGGCCTGATCACCCGGCTGCTGCCCGACTGGGAGCGGGTGCGCTGCCGCCCGCAGCGCAACGCCGTGCACATCTGGACCGTCGACCGGCACCTGATCGAAACGGCCGTGCGCGCCTCCGAGTTCACCCGCCGCGTCCACCGCCCCGACCTCCTCCTGGTCGCCGCGCTCCTGCACGACATCGGCAAGGGCTGGCCCGGCGACCACTCCGTGGCCGGCGAGATCATCGCCCGCGACGTCGCCGCCCGCATCGGCTTCGACCGCGACGACGTCGCCGTACTCGCGGCCCTGGTACGCCACCACCTGCTGCTCGTCGACACGGCCACCCGGCGGGACCTGGAGGACCCGGCCACCGTGCGATCGGTCGCCGACGCGGTCGGCTCGCAGGGCACGCTGGAGCTGCTGCACGCGCTCACGGAGGCGGACGCGCTGGCCACCGGGCCGGCGGCCTGGTCGTCCTGGCGCGGTTCGCTCGTCGCCGACCTCGTCAAGCGCGTCTCCGCGGTGCTCGCCGGGGACGCGCCGGAGGAGCCCGAGGCCGCCGCGCCCACGGCCGAGCAGGAACGGCTCGCCATCGAGGCCGTCGCCACCGGCAGCCCCGTGCTGTCCCTGCGCGCGCAGACCGAGCCGCCGGCCGACGACCAGCCGTCCGGCGACCCCGAACCGCTGGGCGTGGAGCTGCTGATCGCCGTACCGGACCAGCCGGGTGTGCTGCCGGCGGTCGCCGGGGTCCTCGCCATGCACCGGCTGACCGTCCGCACGGCCGAGCTGCGCGCCCTGGACCTGCCCGACGGCGTCGAGGGCTCGGTCCTGCTGCTGGACTGGCGGGTCGCCGCCGAATACGGCTCGCTGCCCCAGGCCGCCCGTCTGCGGGCGGATCTCGTACGGGCCCTGGACGGCTCCCTGGACATCGCCGGACGCCTGGCCGAGCGGGACGCCGCGTACCCGCGCCGCCGGGGCGTGGTCGCGCCGCCGGCGCGGGTCACGGTCGCCTCGGCGGCCTCCCGGCACGCCACGGTCATCGAGGTACGGGCACAGGACGCACCCGGCCTGCTGCACCGCATCGGGCGGGCGCTGGACGACGCGAAGGTGCGGGTGCGCAGCATGCACGTCTCCACACTCGGCGCGAACGCCGTGGACGCCTTCTACGTCACCGGCCCCGAAGGAGCGCCGCTGCCCGGCGAGGAGGCGGCCACTGTGGCCCGGAAGCTGGAGGAGACCCTGCGGGGGTGACCTGGAAGATGCCGGGTGGGGACGATTGTCTTGCGCGTCCGGATACCCTGGAAGACGCTCACACTGCCCCCGACTCCGAGGACCGACGCCGCCGTGTTCGACACTCTCTCCGATCGCCTCTCAGCGACCTTCAAGAATCTGCGCGGCAAGGGGCGTCTGAGCGAGGCGGACATCGACGCCACCGCGCGCGAGATCCGCATCGCGCTGCTCGAGGCGGACGTGGCCCTGCCCGTCGTGCGCACCTTCATCAAGAACGTCAAGGAGCGCGCTCTCGGCGCCGAGGTCTCCCGCGCGCTGAACCCGGCGCAGCAGGTCCTGAAGATCGTCAACGACGAACTCGTCACGATCCTCGGCGGCGAGACCCGGCGACTGCGCTTCGCCAAGCAGCCGCCGACCGTGATCATGCTGGCGGGTCTGCAGGGTGCCGGTAAGACCACCCTCGCGGGCAAGCTGGGCCACTGGCTGAAGGAGCAGGGCCACTCGCCGCTGCTGGTCGCCGCCGACCTCCAGCGCCCGAACGCCGTGAATCAGCTGAGCGTCGTCGCCGAGCGCGCGGGCGTCGCCGTGTACGCGCCCGAGCCGGGCAACGGCGTCGGCGACCCGGTGAAGGTCGCCAAGGACTCCATCGACTTCGCGAAGTCCAAGGTCCACGACATCGTGATCGTGGACACCGCCGGCCGCCTCGGCATCGACCAGGAGATGATGCAGCAGGCCGCGGACATCCGCGACGCCGTCTCCCCGGACGAGATCCTCTTCGTCGTCGACGCGATGATCGGCCAGGACGCGGTCAACACCGCCGAGGCCTTCCGCGACGGCGTCGGCTTCGACGGCGTGGTGCTGTCCAAGCTCGACGGCGACGCCCGAGGCGGTGCCGCCCTCTCGATCCGCCAGGTCACCGGCAAGCCGATCATGTTCGCGTCGAACGGCGAGAAGCTCGAGGACTTCGACGCCTTCCACCCGGACCGGATGGCCTCCCGCATCCTTGACATGGGTGACCTGCTCACCCTGATCGAGCAGGCGGAGAAGACGTTCAGCCAGGAAGAGGCCCAGAAGATGGCCTCCAAGCTGGCGTCGAAGAAGGGCCAGGACTTCACCCTGGACGACTTCCTGGCCCAGATGGAGCAGGTCAGGAAGATGGGCTCCATCTCGAAGCTGCTCGGGATGCTGCCCGGCATGGGCCAGATCAAGGACCAGATCAACAACCTCGACGAGCGGGACGTCGACCGGACGGCCGCCATCATCAAGTCGATGACGCCGGGCGAGCGCCAGGACCCGACGATCATCAACGGCTCCCGCCGCGCGCGTATCGCCAAGGGCTCCGGCGTCGAGGTCAGCGCGGTGAAGAACCTCGTCGAGCGGTTCTTCGAGGCCCGCAAGATGATGTCCCGCATGGCCCAGGGCGGCGGCATGCCCGGGATGCCGGGCATCCCGGGCATGGGCGGCGGCCCCGGCCGCGCGAAGAAGCAGCCGAAGAAGGCCAAGGGCAAGCAGCGCTCCGGCAACCCGATGAAGCGCAAGCAGCAGGAGCAGGAGGAGGCCGCCCGGCGGGCCGCCGCGGCTCAGGGCGGCAACGCCTTCGGCGTGCCCGGCCAGCAGGCCCCGCAGGACTTCGAGCTGCCGGACGAGTTCAAGAAGTTCATGGGCTGACCGTGCGTCGTACCGGGGTCGGCCGGCGTCGCGACATTCCGTCGCGACGCCGGCCGACCCCGCTGCTTTCGGCCAATCGCGTCGCCTAGGGGACGCGCGCGATCAGGTACCGGAAGACGTTGTGCATCCACACCGTGCCGTCGCCGCGCACATACGGGTGCAGCGCTTCCGTCAACTCCTTGTTGACCTGCGTGCGGTCGGTGGCCGTGATCGCCGCGTCGAACAGACCCGTCGACAGCAGCCCCCTGAGCGCGCTGTCCGTGTCGGCGTACCCGAAGGGACAGGCGACCCGCCCCGAGCCGTCCGGCCGCAGACCGGACCGCTGGGCGACCTCCTCCAGGCCGTCGCGCAGGGCCGGACGCGTGCCGCCCGCGCCGCGCAGCGGATCCGCCAGCTTGCCGGCCACCCGCAGCACGGACGCCGTGGCACAGCGCTCCGGCGGGCCCCAGCCGGTGAGCACCACGGGCGCCCCGCGCTCGGCGAGCGGTATCGCCGCCCGCAGCAGCCCCCCGACGCCCTCCGAGTCGCCCGCCCACCCGATGGGCTCGAAGGCGGTCACCAGGGTGTACGGGGGCGTCTCCGCGCCGCCCGCGGCACCCAGGTCACCGGGCGGACCGTCGACGATCCGGACGTCCGCACGCGCGCGTGCGCCCCAGGTGTCCGGCAGCAGCCGCTCCCGCGCCAGGGCGAGCCGTTCGGGGGAGGAGTGCTCGACACCGGTGACGGCCGCGCCTCTGGAAGCGGCCATCAAAAGGGAGAGCCCGCTGCCACAGCCGAGGGCCAGAAGGCGCGTGCCGGTCCCGACCTCGAGTCGCTCGTAGACGGCCTCGTAGAGCGGCACCAGCATCCGCTCCTGGATCTCGGACCAGTCACGCGCGCGTGCACACAGGTCCACACGGGGTTTCGCGCCCGCGTGAGTCCGGTGCTGCCGCACGAGCGTAGGTGTCATGTAAAGCGCCCCAATCCGCCGACAGTTGCAGCTGTGCCCGATTCCTTGGCCCCCGTGACGTGCGCTCGCACTCCCCCCGTATGCCAGGTAACTCCGCACTCGACCGCTCGTCCAGTGCTCGTGGGCCCCTGCTTGAGGGTTCGGCGTCCGAGTGGCGAGATTTCACATCCCGGCAACCTGGGCCCGTAGGGTGTCTGCTCTGCGCCGACCGGCCGGTGACGGGGGGTGCTCACGCGCCCGGTAACGTCGCGGCCCTCGCGGGCGCTTACTGAGGCAGGGCCGTTCCGGCGCGAGAGCGACCGAAACGCCTCTTGCGCATCTGCCGAGTACTGCCGCACCCGCGCGTGGACACGATCTACGTGCCGGGGCGTACGTCAGGCTACGTACCGGCTTGTTACGAGCTGTGAGGCTTCTCCGCAGATCAGCGCACCCGCCCTCGTCTCCACGCATCAGCGGCAACTGACGGGTACGTGCAAATTATTTGGGATGCCCCGGAATAGGAACACAGCGGCACCCCCGCTCGTTGTCATTACGTGAGCACGACACAGACACCACCTGTTCTCGCCGCGGAGCTGGCACAGGCGTGGGCCGACATTCAGCGGTACCACCCCGAGCTGCCCGATCTCGCCGCGCCAGAGTCCCTGATCGGAGAGTCGTCGTCCGCGTGCGGGCACGAACTCTCCTTCGAGCGACTGCTCCATGAGGCAGTCCACGGCATCGCCGCCGCGCGCGGCGTGCGCGACACCTCCCGCGCCGGCCGGTACCACAACCGCCGATTCCTCGCCATCGCCGAGGAGCTGGGCCTGGACCACCCCGAGGAGCCGCATCCCAGCAGCGGCTTCTCGCTGGTCACGCTCAACCCCGAGGCCAAGCGCCGTTACCGCCCGACCATCGACCGCCTCCAGCGCGCGCTGAAGGCCCACACGGTGGCGACGGCGGCCGACACCCCGAAGAGCTTCCGCGGTCCCGCCGCCCGCCACGGCTCCTCCGGGGGCGGGGTGCGGGTGAAGGCCGTCTGCGACTGCGGCCGCAACGTCCGGGTCGTCCCCTCCGTCCTGGCCCAGGCCCCGATCGTCTGCGGCGGCTGCGGCAAGCCGTTCCGGATCCCGGAGGTCGTCGGGGCGGCCTGACCGCGCGCCCCGGAGCGCCGGCAACTCGTGGCTGCCGGGATCCGGGCATCGTGGGCAGGGGAGCCGACCGCCGCCCGCGGGATCCGTGCCGCCGTCCGCGGCACGGGTCGACCGCGGGCGGCACCCGGCAGCGCCGGGCCGCGCGGGCGCCGTGACGGCGCGTGCGACGCCGGGCGCCGCTTCGGCATGCCCCGTGCCGGGAACCGCCGGTCCGAAGCGACCCACAGGGTGTGGCACAATGGCTAGCTGTACTCGACAGCCGCAAAGGACCCCTCTCTCCTCCGGCTGACGCGTCCATCGGGCACTCGGGTACCGCAACCCCACGCGGCTCTCTCGCCGTGCCCAACCACGTCAAATCCAGGAGAACCCACTCCCGTGGCAGTCAAGATCAAGCTGAAGCGTCTGGGCAAGATCCGTTCGCCTCACTACCGCATCGTCATTGCCGACTCCCGCACCCGTCGTGACGGCCGTGCGATCGAGGAGATCGGCAAGTACCACCCGACCTACAACCCGTCGGTCATCGAGGTGGACGCCGAGCGCGTGGCGTACTGGCTGGGTGTCGGCGCGCAGCCGACCGAGCCGGTTCTCGCCATCCTGAAGAAGACCGGCGACTGGCAGAAGTTCAAGGGCGAGCCCGCCCCGGCTCCGCTGCTCGTGGCCGAGCCCAAGAAGGCGCGCCCGTCGTTCGAGGCCCTGGGTGGGGACGACGAGGGCAAGGGTGAGGCCATCACCCAGAAGAAGAAGGCGGAGAAGAAGGACGAGGCCGCTGCCGAGTCCGCGTCGGCCGAGGCCTGAGCATGCTCGAGGAGGCTCTCGAGCACCTCGTGAAGGGCATCGTCGACAACCCTGACGATGTGCAGGTCGCTTCGCGCAACCTGCGCCGCGGACGCGTCCTCGAGGTCCGGGTCCACCCCGACGACCTCGGCAAGGTGATCGGCCGCAACGGCCGCACCGCGCGCGCTCTGCGCACCGTCGTGGGCGCCATCGGCGGCCGTGGTGTCCGCGTCGACCTCGTCGACGTCGACCACGTCCGCTGACGTCAAACGCAGCACCGGCTCGGGCCGGGGAGGGCCGCTGGGCCGTCCCCGGCCCGTAGTCGTATGACAGGAGATCCTGAGAAGTGCAGCTCGTAGTCGCGCGGATCGGCCGCGCCCACGGCATCAAGGGCGAGGTCACCGTCGAGGTCCGTACCGACGAGCCCGAACTGCGGCTCGCCCCCGGCGCCGTCCTGGCCACCGACCCGGCCTCCACCGGTCCCCTCACCATCGAGACCGGCCGCGTCCACAGCGGCCGGCTCCTGCTGCGGTTCGAGGGAGTGAACGACCGCAACGGCGCCGAGGCCCTGCGCAACACCCTCCTCATCGCGGAGATCGACCCGGACGAACTGCCCGAGGAGGAGGACGAGTACTACGACCACCAGCTCATCGACCTCGACGTGGTCACGGCCGACGGGGTCGAGGTCGGCCGGATCACCGAGATCTCGCACCTGCCGTCCCAGGACCTCTTCATCGTGGAGCGCCCGGACGGCAGCGAGGTGATGATCCCCTTCGTGGAGGAGATCGTCACCGAGATCGACCTCGCCGAGCAGAAGGCCGTCATCACGCCGCCGCCCGGTCTGATCGACGACAAGGCCGAGGTCGTCTCCTCGCGGGAAGAGTCGTAAGCGATGCGCCTCGACGTCGTCACGATCTTCCCCGAGTACCTCGAACCCCTGAACGTCTCCCTCGTCGGCAAGGCACGCGCGCGTGGACAGCTCGACGTCCACGTGCACGACCTGCGTGAGTGGACCTACGACCGCCACAACACCGTCGACGACACCCCCTACGGCGGCGGTCCCGGCATGGTCATGAAGACCGACCCCTGGGGCGACGCCCTGGACTCCGTCCTCGCCGACGGCTACGAGACCGGCTCCCGTGCTCCCGCGCTGATCGTCCCCACCCCCAGCGGCCGCCCGTTCACGCAGGAACTCGCCGTCGAACTCTCCGAGCGGCCCTGGCTGGTCTTCACGCCGGCCCGCTACGAGGGCATCGACCGGCGGGTCATCGACGAGTACGCGACCCGGATGCCCGTGTACGAGGTGTCCATCGGCGACTACGTCCTCGCCGGCGGCGAGGCGGCCGTCCTGGTGATCACGGAGGCCGTGGCCCGGCTACTGCCCGGCGTCCTCGGCAACGCCGAGTCGCACCGCGACGACTCCTTCGCGCCCGGCGCCATGGCCAACCTCCTGGAGGGCCCCGTCTACACCAAGCCGCCCCAGTGGCGCGGTCACGGCATCCCGGACGTGCTGCTCAGCGGGCACCACGGGAAGATCGCCCGCTGGCGCCGCGACGAGGCCCTGCGGCGTACGACGGCCAACCGGCCCGACCTGATCGAGCGCTGCGACCCCAAGGCCTTCGACAAGAAGGACCGCGAGATGCTCTCCATCCTGGGCTGGACGCCCGACCCGGAGGGGGAGCCGTACGGGCGATTTTGGCGCAGGACCGAGGGCGTGGAAGAATAGGCCGCTGTTGTGCGTCGTCCGGCGCGCGCCCCTGCCACAGGGGGACACGACGCCCGCCCCGACACGGACAGCATCCTCCTGAAGCACCTAGCTCCCGTTGATGACCTGTGGCATCAGCGAAGAAAGCAGACGAAATGTCTCACCTGCTCGACACCGTCGACTCCGCGTCGCTGCGCAGCGACATCCCGGCCTTCCGCCCGGGTGACACCGTCAACGTCCACGTTCGCGTCATCGAGGGCAACCGCTCCCGTGTGCAGCAGTTCAAGGGCGTTGTGATCCGCCGCCAGGGCGCCGGTGTCCGCGAGACCTTCACGGTCCGCAAGGTCTCCTTCTCCGTCGGCGTCGAGCGCACCTTCCCGGTGCACACCCCGATCGTGGAGAAGATCGAACTCGTCACCCGCGGTGACGTGCGTCGCGCCAAGCTGTACTACCTGCGCGAGCTGCGCGGCAAGGCCGCGAAGATCAAGGAGAAGCGCGACAGCTGAGCTCGCGCGGGTGTTCACATCGGGGCCGGATAACATTCCGCCCCGATGGACACCGAAGCACAGCACACGGAGCGCGACCGCTCCTCCCGCCCTGAACAAGAGGCTGTGGAGGGACGGTCGCGTTTCGCGTTGGTGGCGCGGATCACCGAGTGGCTGCCCGGCGGGCGGATCTCCCTGACGCTGTTGGTCTGCCTGGTGTTCTTGCTGATCCTCAACGCCTTCGTGGTCCAGCCCTTCCAGATTCCCAGCGGATCCATGGAAGACGGATTGAGGATCGGGGACCGCGTTCTCGTAAATAAGTTGGCGTACCGTTTCGGTGCCGAGCCGCGGCGCGGCGATGTTGTGGTGTTCGACGGAAGTGGGTATTTCGGGAACGCCGACTACATCAAGCGCGTCGTGGGAGTGGGGGGAGACCGGGTGGTCTGCTGTGACAAGGAGGGGAGGATCGAGGTGAACGGCCGGTCGGTCGACGAGTCGGCGTTCCTGTACCCCGGGGACAGCCCCTCGACGGTTCCCTTCCGTGTCGTCGTACCCGACGGCACCCTCTTCGTCCTCGGCGACCACCGCAGCGACTCCAGCGACTCCCGCGATCACCTGGGCTCACCCGGTGGCGGCATGATCCCGGTCGTCGACGTCATCGGACGGGCCGACTGGATCGTCTGGCCCACCGCCCACTGGACCCGCCTGAACCGGCCCGGTGCCTACGCGCGCGTGCCCGCGTCCGCTTCCGCGACGGCCGGCGGTGGCCATGGGTAACCGCGGCAAGCCGCGCCGCCCCGAGCCGAGCGGCGGCGGCCACGGCACCTACGGCACCGAGAACCTGCTGCCCACCGGTTCCCGCCGCGCCTCCGGACCGGCCTCGGGCTCCGCGCCCAGTGGCGGCCGCACCCGCGCCGAGCGGCGCAAGCTGCAGCGCAAGGTCA
Coding sequences:
- a CDS encoding ammonium transporter; translation: MASAAITLAAEAPKLSSANTGFMLIASALVLIMTPGLAFFYGGMVRVKSTLNMLMMSFISMGVVTILWVLYGFSMSFGTDKGSLIGWTGDYVGWSGIDKMDLWPGYTIPVFVFAVFQMMFAIITPALISGALADRVKFSAWTLFLVLWATIVYFPVAHWVWGTGGWAFELGVIDFAGGTAVHINAGAAALGVILVIGKRVGFKKDPMRPHSLPLVMLGAGLLWFGWFGFNAGSWLGNDDGVGPLMFVNTQIATGAAMLAWLAYEKIRHGAFTTLGAASGAVAGLVAITPSGGAVSPLGAIAVGAIAGVLCAAAVGLKFKFGYDDSLDVVGVHMVGGIAGSLLIGLFASGKGQSDVKGLFYGGGMHQFWIQCAGVFGVLAYSLIASAILAFILDKTIGMRVSEDEEVSGIDQAEHAETAYDFSGAGGGAVKSTVPAGVGAASKKVDA
- a CDS encoding P-II family nitrogen regulator, with the translated sequence MKLITAVVKPHRLDEIKEALQAFGVHGLTVTEASGYGRQRGHTEVYRGAEYTVDLVPKIRIEVLAEDDDAEQLIDVVVKAARTGKIGDGKVWSIPVETAVRVRTGERGPDAL
- a CDS encoding [protein-PII] uridylyltransferase, which codes for MSSTDVHNEAEDSGPSGYAAARLRLLTEEARSGPPRRTGLSELTDEWLTGLFAAGAEGLRGASLVAVGGYGRGELSPRSDLDLLLLHDGGDPKAVAALADRIWYPVWDLGLSLDHSVRTPAEARKTAGEDLKVQLGLLDARHIAGDLGLTAGLRTAVLADWRNQAPKRLPELQELCSERAERQGELQYLLEPDLKEARGGLRDATALRAVAASWLADAPREGLDDARRRLLDVRDALHLATGRATDRLALQEQDQVAAELGLLDADTLLRQVYEAARVISYASDVTWREVGRVLRSRAVRPRLRAMLGGGKPVAERSPLAEGVVEQDGEVVLARAARPERDPVLPLRAAAAAAQAGLPLSLHAVRRMASVARPLPAPWPAEAREQLVTLLGSGRPTVEVWEALEAEGLITRLLPDWERVRCRPQRNAVHIWTVDRHLIETAVRASEFTRRVHRPDLLLVAALLHDIGKGWPGDHSVAGEIIARDVAARIGFDRDDVAVLAALVRHHLLLVDTATRRDLEDPATVRSVADAVGSQGTLELLHALTEADALATGPAAWSSWRGSLVADLVKRVSAVLAGDAPEEPEAAAPTAEQERLAIEAVATGSPVLSLRAQTEPPADDQPSGDPEPLGVELLIAVPDQPGVLPAVAGVLAMHRLTVRTAELRALDLPDGVEGSVLLLDWRVAAEYGSLPQAARLRADLVRALDGSLDIAGRLAERDAAYPRRRGVVAPPARVTVASAASRHATVIEVRAQDAPGLLHRIGRALDDAKVRVRSMHVSTLGANAVDAFYVTGPEGAPLPGEEAATVARKLEETLRG
- the ffh gene encoding signal recognition particle protein; the encoded protein is MFDTLSDRLSATFKNLRGKGRLSEADIDATAREIRIALLEADVALPVVRTFIKNVKERALGAEVSRALNPAQQVLKIVNDELVTILGGETRRLRFAKQPPTVIMLAGLQGAGKTTLAGKLGHWLKEQGHSPLLVAADLQRPNAVNQLSVVAERAGVAVYAPEPGNGVGDPVKVAKDSIDFAKSKVHDIVIVDTAGRLGIDQEMMQQAADIRDAVSPDEILFVVDAMIGQDAVNTAEAFRDGVGFDGVVLSKLDGDARGGAALSIRQVTGKPIMFASNGEKLEDFDAFHPDRMASRILDMGDLLTLIEQAEKTFSQEEAQKMASKLASKKGQDFTLDDFLAQMEQVRKMGSISKLLGMLPGMGQIKDQINNLDERDVDRTAAIIKSMTPGERQDPTIINGSRRARIAKGSGVEVSAVKNLVERFFEARKMMSRMAQGGGMPGMPGIPGMGGGPGRAKKQPKKAKGKQRSGNPMKRKQQEQEEAARRAAAAQGGNAFGVPGQQAPQDFELPDEFKKFMG
- a CDS encoding class I SAM-dependent methyltransferase; translated protein: MTPTLVRQHRTHAGAKPRVDLCARARDWSEIQERMLVPLYEAVYERLEVGTGTRLLALGCGSGLSLLMAASRGAAVTGVEHSSPERLALARERLLPDTWGARARADVRIVDGPPGDLGAAGGAETPPYTLVTAFEPIGWAGDSEGVGGLLRAAIPLAERGAPVVLTGWGPPERCATASVLRVAGKLADPLRGAGGTRPALRDGLEEVAQRSGLRPDGSGRVACPFGYADTDSALRGLLSTGLFDAAITATDRTQVNKELTEALHPYVRGDGTVWMHNVFRYLIARVP
- the rpsP gene encoding 30S ribosomal protein S16; protein product: MAVKIKLKRLGKIRSPHYRIVIADSRTRRDGRAIEEIGKYHPTYNPSVIEVDAERVAYWLGVGAQPTEPVLAILKKTGDWQKFKGEPAPAPLLVAEPKKARPSFEALGGDDEGKGEAITQKKKAEKKDEAAAESASAEA
- a CDS encoding RNA-binding protein; translation: MLEEALEHLVKGIVDNPDDVQVASRNLRRGRVLEVRVHPDDLGKVIGRNGRTARALRTVVGAIGGRGVRVDLVDVDHVR
- the rimM gene encoding ribosome maturation factor RimM (Essential for efficient processing of 16S rRNA), encoding MQLVVARIGRAHGIKGEVTVEVRTDEPELRLAPGAVLATDPASTGPLTIETGRVHSGRLLLRFEGVNDRNGAEALRNTLLIAEIDPDELPEEEDEYYDHQLIDLDVVTADGVEVGRITEISHLPSQDLFIVERPDGSEVMIPFVEEIVTEIDLAEQKAVITPPPGLIDDKAEVVSSREES
- the trmD gene encoding tRNA (guanosine(37)-N1)-methyltransferase TrmD, whose product is MRLDVVTIFPEYLEPLNVSLVGKARARGQLDVHVHDLREWTYDRHNTVDDTPYGGGPGMVMKTDPWGDALDSVLADGYETGSRAPALIVPTPSGRPFTQELAVELSERPWLVFTPARYEGIDRRVIDEYATRMPVYEVSIGDYVLAGGEAAVLVITEAVARLLPGVLGNAESHRDDSFAPGAMANLLEGPVYTKPPQWRGHGIPDVLLSGHHGKIARWRRDEALRRTTANRPDLIERCDPKAFDKKDREMLSILGWTPDPEGEPYGRFWRRTEGVEE
- the rplS gene encoding 50S ribosomal protein L19 is translated as MSHLLDTVDSASLRSDIPAFRPGDTVNVHVRVIEGNRSRVQQFKGVVIRRQGAGVRETFTVRKVSFSVGVERTFPVHTPIVEKIELVTRGDVRRAKLYYLRELRGKAAKIKEKRDS
- the lepB gene encoding signal peptidase I — its product is MDTEAQHTERDRSSRPEQEAVEGRSRFALVARITEWLPGGRISLTLLVCLVFLLILNAFVVQPFQIPSGSMEDGLRIGDRVLVNKLAYRFGAEPRRGDVVVFDGSGYFGNADYIKRVVGVGGDRVVCCDKEGRIEVNGRSVDESAFLYPGDSPSTVPFRVVVPDGTLFVLGDHRSDSSDSRDHLGSPGGGMIPVVDVIGRADWIVWPTAHWTRLNRPGAYARVPASASATAGGGHG